Part of the Aquimarina sp. TRL1 genome, ATGATTTCATTTTTTAATGCGATAATTTCTTCAATGATTTTCATTTCTTTTTTTACTCCTCTGCGAATAAGAACAAATAAGATACTCCCCATTATTACATAGGACACATCGATAAATACAAGATTCCAAAAGCTTATATAACGACTAAATTCTGGGGTAATCATATAAAAGCCTAAAGTGTATAAAACAATAATAACAGGAGCGACTACTTGATGGATTGTTTTTCTGAATTGATGAAAGACTATACTATTTTCAGTTTGTTGCAGGGTTTTATCAAGACTGTTTATTTGTTTTGCTTTATAAATACTGATTACTTCTACAAGAATTCTGAACAAGAGTCCTATGATCATAAGACTAGCTCCTATTTTGCTTAGTAATTCTTTAACAGGAGCTACATAGTAGAAAAACAAGGAAATAACGATTAATGTTATAGTTAGAATACTGATAGTACCGTAATAGAAAAAAAAGTTTTCTTTTTCTTTTTTCTTTATACTGGCATATAGATTATTAAGGCTGTCATCAGAAGAAGTAATCTCTTTTTTACTACTTTCCCAGCTATTTTGTAGTTCTTCAAAATTGCGAATCATGTTACTTGTTTTTTTAAGGTGGTTTCCAATCGTTTTTTTATCCGATGAATTTTTACTCTCACATTAGCAGGGCTAATTCCGATTACTTCAGATATACTTGCATAATCCTGATTTTCCAGAACCATCATAATAATTAACCGATCTACTTTTTTTAATTGTCCAATAGCATTATAAAGCATTGATATTTTAGGATTTGTTACAGCTTCCATTCCGGAAGTGCGATCTGCTATTTCCGGTATGGGAAGTGTTTGTGCTTTTTTCTCCTTTTCTACATATTGCAGACAGGTATTTACAGTGATTCTGTATATCCATGTTTTATATGAAGAGGCTCCTCTAAAGCTTGTCAGGTTGTTCCATACGCGGATAAATACCTCTTGCGATAAATCGTTAGCAGTATCTCTATCACCTTTTGCAAACCCTAAACACATTTGCAACACCATTGGGTGGTGTTGCTGGTATATGTTCTCAAAAGACTTGTTTTTACTTTTTCTCATTAGCTAAAAAGGCTTTTGTAACTTCATAAAACCATTGTGGTTGATCAAACATGACAAAATGTTTACTTTTAGGGGCCATTTTGAGCGTTTTGTTTGATAGGTTTGTGTATTGTTTTTCAAAATTTTCCTTTGCTATTTTTAGATTAGGAAAAGAGGCACCTATTATCAATGTTTCACAGCTTATCTTTTTTAAGGTGTCTCTTAAATCAAGTTTTAGTAAATCAGTATACCCGTATACCCAGGTTTTACGATCAGCTTCCAGGATCCAGTTGGCGATCGTTTCTTTTTTATGAGCTGTATTTGTCATATTAGAGGCCATCATGGTTGCCATATTCTTAAATTGCTGATCATCCATATGTAACATTTGCTTATTATAAGGATTATCATACACTAAATTTTCTACAGGAACATTTGGCATCATTACTTCGCGCATACATGGTAATGCATCTACAATGATAATTTTTGATACCTTATTTGGTAACGTAGCAGCAATATCTACCGCTAGATTTCCTCCCATACTATGTCCCATAATAATGATATCATTGAGTTGTTGTTCTTGTATATACGTAATGATTGAATTCTTGATACTGGTATACCACGGCATTTCGATTGATGGAATTCCATTAAAACCAGCATACGAAACAAGGTACGATTTTCTATTTAATGCCACATGGGTAATTGTTTCTTTCCAAATACTTCCAGGTGTAGTAAATCCGGGTAAAAATACCATTGGTTTTCCTTCTCCTATGGTTTCTATCTGTATAGCATTAGGTTGTTCAGAGATATTGTAGCGTACTGTTTTTTCTAAAGCATGGCTTTGCGCTCCTAATAGAATAAGAATGAATACGAAGAAATTGTTTATTGATTTTGTCATGATACGATTGTTTTTATGTATTTCGTATCCCTTTGATTAAAAACCAATACTAATTGTTACACTTTTGAGAAAAAAAATAAATTATTTCTTATAAGTATTTGATATTTAGTTTTTTATTGTAGTTAAAATAATTTGTGTTTACATAGAATTGTAAAGTTCTCTGTATTTTTTAGATTCTGATTTTCTTTAATTTAAGCTGAAGTATTTTCTGCAGATCAGACTGGTGTATATAGTGGTAAAACGATTTTCCTGTTTGTTATAAACAACTCCATTTATTTTTATATCATTTCTCAATACACTATTGAGTTCATGCTGTAGTTCTTTTATTTTATGATTGAGATAGTAGGAAAGAATACAGAAGTTAGGATCAACCGTTTGACCTAGTGCTTTAGAGTGTTCTTTTTGTTTTTTTATTTCATTATATACATTTTTTACACCTCTTAGGTGAGAAAACTCTTGATTTCCAAGTGCATCCTGGATAATAGGGTTGCTCGTTGACAATACAAAAGATATGTTACGAACATCCTTATTTTTGATCAATGTATTTATTTCTCTCATGGTAGCACCATCAAAAGAAACAGAGTTTCCAAGAGAGGCATAATAGTATTTTTTATGCCTGAAAGTCTTATTAATGACGGGCTCCAGATAATCCGTAGGGCAAATAAAGTATAAGGATTTGTTCATCAAATAAGGTTTTACTATTTCATGGCTTATCGGATAGCGAAAATACATAACATTTTACATAAATGCAATCATGTTGCATTTGTAATTATTTAAAACTAATAATTTGTTTTCTTATAGGGCTAGGTGAGAGAAGTAGTTGATAGTAATAGTATCTTTTGGGATAAAGAAGAAGTATTTATATAGACTACACATGAAGATAAAATTGAATATGTAAATTTTATACATCAAACATAGTTTCCAGTATAGGAGAACTATGTTTGATAATAGAGATATTTCTTATTTTAAGAAATAAGTTTATGAAATTTTCCCATTTAATTAAGTTAGTCTTTGGTTTCTAATTTTTCCAATTTCGATTGTAGTTCGATAAATTTATCATTAAGAGATTGTAATTTTTCTATTTTCGTAGCCTGCTCTTTTAACTTTTTCTCCTGGGCGATGGTGTACAGTGTCAATTCTTCTATCTTTTGAAGTAATTTAGCATTCATTTCTCCTAGAAATATTCCATTTTCTTTTACTTCTTTGGCACTTGGAATATCTTTTAGGTGCCCCATTTTTGCAATATATTTTTCTACTTGCTCAAGTGTAGGGAGTTGATAGTCATCATAGAAAACAAAGTCAGACCAGTTAGTTTCTACTTTAACTTCTTTTGCACGAACTTTACCATTTACTGCTAATTTCCAGGATCCGGGATTCGTAGTTCCTATTCCAACATTGCCATTAAAAGGGTTTAATAATAATTTATAGCTAGTACCTGTTCCGTGTCCTTGAATTGCAGGTTGTTTCCCATATGTTCCAATTAAAACTTCTCCCTGATCAGTTCCATCCGCATGTCCAATTCCTGCTTGCCATTTTTCTGGTCTTAATGTTTGATCTGACGTACTCGCTCCTTTATTAGATATTTGTAACTTTTTTTGTGGATTTACTGTTCCTATTCCAATATTACCATTGGCTTTGATTCTCATCCTTTCATAAAAGCCAGAATCATTTCCTTGAGTATGTAGCCTTGTTTTAAATACAAGCCCACCTTGGTATGCACCTGTATGGTCTTCCCTTTCATCGACTCCGCCAATTTTAGCTAATCCTATATTTGTTGAAAACTCGATTGCCGGACCATTATTTTTATCATAAACTCCATTATTTGTTTTCAATTTTAAAATTGAATAAGGATTTGTTGTTTGTGATATATTCTTATTAATTGTTAAAACTCCATTAATAGATTGATCTTGTTGCGCTTGTATTTTTAGTACAGTAGCAAATGCGATAATTAACAATAAGGCTTTTTTCATTTTTATATGTATTGATGTTTTTAATGTATTAGTTTTTAATAATAAAAACCAACAATCAGTATATTGAATAGTTGTAAGGGGCTAAAAATAGTGTATCCAGAGGATATTTTTTTTAAAAAGTATTGCAACTACAGG contains:
- a CDS encoding RNA polymerase sigma factor, encoding MRKSKNKSFENIYQQHHPMVLQMCLGFAKGDRDTANDLSQEVFIRVWNNLTSFRGASSYKTWIYRITVNTCLQYVEKEKKAQTLPIPEIADRTSGMEAVTNPKISMLYNAIGQLKKVDRLIIMMVLENQDYASISEVIGISPANVRVKIHRIKKRLETTLKKQVT
- a CDS encoding alpha/beta fold hydrolase, which codes for MTKSINNFFVFILILLGAQSHALEKTVRYNISEQPNAIQIETIGEGKPMVFLPGFTTPGSIWKETITHVALNRKSYLVSYAGFNGIPSIEMPWYTSIKNSIITYIQEQQLNDIIIMGHSMGGNLAVDIAATLPNKVSKIIIVDALPCMREVMMPNVPVENLVYDNPYNKQMLHMDDQQFKNMATMMASNMTNTAHKKETIANWILEADRKTWVYGYTDLLKLDLRDTLKKISCETLIIGASFPNLKIAKENFEKQYTNLSNKTLKMAPKSKHFVMFDQPQWFYEVTKAFLANEKK